In the genome of Nonomuraea sp. NBC_00507, the window GAGCAGTTCAACGACGCGGCGGCGTTCTTCACCCGCGACGGCAAGCTGTACGGCACCGACGTCAAGGGCGCGGTCGAGACCGAATTTCTCGCGCACGTGCTGCAAGCCGGGTCGCCGGGCGTGGTTCTGGACGCCGCCGGCCAGGTCATCATCGACAACGACCAGCACCTGAAGGCGCTGACGTTCTACAGCGACCTCAACAACAAGCTCAAGGTGAGCCCTCCCGGCGCCGCGCAGCTCGACTGGGCGGGCGCGCAGAACCTGTTCAATCAGGGCAAGACGGCGATGATGCGGTTCTGGGCGCATGCGTTTCCGCTCATCCCGAAGGACTCCCTGGTGCACGGCAAGGTCGGCGCCGCCCCCATGATCGGCGGAGCCGCCGGAGTGGCGGGCATCCCCGGACCCTGGTATCTCTCGGTGCCCAAGGCCACCAAGCAGGCCGACCTGGCCACCGAGTTCGTCAAGTTCGCCTACGACAACAACGCGATGGCGATCGAGTCCTCGCTCGGGCTGGCCGCGCGGAAGTCGGCATTCGAGCAGTACGCCGACAAGCCCGGCTACGAGCACTTCAAGCCGCTGCTGGAGACCCTCAACGCGACGGCCACCAAGCCACGCCCTGCGACGGCCAAGTGGCAGCAGATCGTGGACACCGTGCTGATCCCGACGCTGCAGCAGTCGCTCAACCCGAACGCCGACTACGCGGGCCTGCTGGCCGCCGCCAAAGACAAGGTGCAGAGCCTTGCCCAGTAGTCCGAACCCCACGGTGGGCCGGGTCGATCCCCGGCCCTCCGGCGGCGCTATCCGGGCCGGCGATGATCACGTCCGGCACCGGCGGCGCCGACGGGGTCGTGGGCTCACTGACAACCGGTTCGCGCTGGCGTTGATGGCCCCGGCGGCGGTGTTCCTGGCAGTGTTCGTCGGCTGGCCGCTGGTCAAGCTGGTCGTGGACAGCCTGTACGACATCGCCCCGCTGGCCGGGACGCGCGAGTTCACCGGACTGGCCAACTACGGTCAGGCACTGACCTCTCCGGAGTTCCTTGGCGCCGCCGGCCGGACGGCCCTCTACACGATGCTCGTGGTCACGCTGGAGTTCACCCTCGGGCTGGCGGCGGCCCTGCTGTTCAACGCGCTGGGCAGGCGGGCGAGGTGGGTTCGGACCCTGTTCCTGTATCCGCTGATGATCGCCCCGGTCGTCGCGGGCCTGCTGTGGCGGTTCCTGCTCATCGACAACTTCGGCATCGTCAACGAGCTGCTCACCCGGCTCGGCATCATCGACGGACCCGACGCGATCGGCTGGCTGAGCGACCCGGACATCGTGCTGTTCTCGGTAGCGTTGCCGGACATCTGGCTGACCACGTCGTTCATGGCCCTGGTGCTGTTCGCCGGACTGCAGAACATCCCGGGCGACGTGCTGGAGGCCGCCCACCTCGACGGCAGCGGACCCTGGCACACCCTCACCCGGGTGACGCTGCCGCTGCTGCGGCCGGTCATCGCCGTCGCGCTCGTCGTACGCGGCATCGACGCGGCGCGGGCCTTCGACGTGATCCTCATCCAGACCAACGGCGGCCCGCAGTCGGCCTCCGAGACGCTCAGCCTGCTCATCTACCGGACGATGGTGCGCTTCGGCGAGCCCGGGCTCGCCAGCGCCATGGGCACCCTCTACCTGATCGCGATGCTGGGCGTGGCACTGATCGCGGTCGCCACCATCTGGCGACCGGGGAAGGGGGTGCAGCGATGACCCCGCGCACGAGCACCCGGACGCTGCTGTGGGCGCTGCTGGCCAGCATCGTGGTGCTGTACGCGTTCCCTTTCGCGTACCTCATCCTGACCTCACTCAAGCTGCCCACCGACGCCATCGCCGTGCCACCGACGGTGCTGCCCAAGGCCTGGAGCCTGGAGAACTACGGCACCGCCCTGGCCACGCCCGGCGTGATCCCCTCGTTCATCAACAGCACCTCCACCGCCGTGATCAGCACGGTGCTGTCGGTCCTGCTCGCGGTCCCGGCCGCATACGGGATCACCCGCTACGGAACCGTGAGCGGGCGGATCTTCATCATGCTCGCCCTGGTCACCCGGATGGTGCCACCGGTCGCCATCGGGGTCCCGCTGGTCAACCTGATGAGCACAGCGGGCATCACCGACACGCCGACCGCGCTCGCGCTGGCCCACACGACGATCTCGCTGCCGCTGTCGATCTGGCTGATGGCCAGCTTCTTCGAGGCCGTACCGCCCAGTCTGGAGGAGGCGGCCGTGGTCGACGGCTGCACGCGGCTGCAGGCGCTGGTGCGGATCGTGGTGCCGGTCGTCGGCGGCGGCATCGCGGTGACCGCGATCTTCGCGTTCCTCGCGTCCTGGAACGAATTCCTGTTCGCGCTGCTGCTCACGGCGGTGCGGGCACAGACGACACCGATCGTCATCGCCAACTTCCAGACCCAGTACGGCCTGCAATGGGGGCCCATGACCGCACTGGCCACCCTGTACTCGGTCCCCGTCGTCCTGTTCACCCTGCTGCTCCAGCGGCGGATCGTCGCGGGCATGACCCTCGGCGCCGTCAAGGGCTGACCCACAACCTCGCGAAAGGTCATATATCAATGCAGTTCTGGCAGCCGACCAGCCCGCTGGGCGGACTTCCGCGCGTCAAGGCCGGGCGATCACGGCGATCGTCCAGCTGGGACCGCACCGGCGGTAACCGCGACTTCGCCGTCGTCGCCCCCGGCGAGACCCACGTGCTCGCCGACATCGACGGCAGCGGGATCATCGAGCACATCTGGCTGACCACCCGGTGCTACTCGGAGAAATACCTGCGCAAGCTCGTCATCGAGATGTACTGGGACGGCGAGGACAACCCCAGCGTACGCAGCCCGCTCGGCGACTTCTTCGGCGTCGGCCACGCCACCTGCACGCACTACGTGTCGCTGCCGCTGAGCATGGTCTTCGGCCCGCGCCGCGGCCCCAAGGGCCCGTTCGCCGCCGCGATGAACTGCTACTTCCCCATGCCGTTCGGCTCGCACGCGAAGATCGTGCTGCGCAACGAGAGCGACATGCCGGTGGAGAACTTCTTCTACTACGTCGACTACGAGCTCACCGAGGAGCCGATCCCCGACGACATGGGCCGCTTCCACGCCTACTACCGGCAGGAGAAGCCCTGTCAGAAGGTCGTGCACCCCGCGGGCGCGGAGAACCCTCCGCCGTGGGAGCTGCCGGGCGTCAATCTCACCGGGGACGACAACTACGTCATCCTGGACGCCACCGGCACCGGGCACTATGTCGGCTGCGTGCTGAGCATCGACAACTTCGACGCCTCCAACCAGCAGTTCACCTGGCCGGGCGAGGGCGACGACATGATCTTCATCGACGGTGAGCAGTGGCCGCCGTCCCTGCACGGCACCGGCACCGAGGACTACTTCAACGCCGCGTGGGGATTCCCCAGTGGGGCTTACGCCGGGCCCTACCACGGGATCTCGCTGGCCAGCAGCCCACAGGAGCACTTCGGGTTGTGGAGTTTGTACCGCTTCCACATCGAGGACCCGGTTCGCTTTGCCGAGTCCATCCGCGTCACCATTGAACATGGTCACGCCAACGACCAGGGCAACGACTTCTCCAGCGTCGCGTACTGGTATCAGCTCCACCCGCACGCCCCTCATGCCGATCTCCCCCCGGTCGAGGAGCGGCTGCCGCGCCGCTGGCCCGAGCACGGCCTCTGGGACGAGTGATGCGGCCGACCACGCCATCAAAGGATCCCCCAGAAGAGGAGTGACGCGGTGACCAGGCGGCCGAGCATCCGTGACGTCGCGCGCGAGGCAGGCGTGTCCATCACGACCGTCTCCCGTGCGCTCAACGACGTCGTGGGCTCCCGGCTGCCCGACGACACGCGTCGCCGGGTACGCGAGACGGCCGAGCGGCTGGGGTATGCCCCCAACAAAATGGCCCGCGGCCTGCGCACCCAGCGCAGCCACATGCTCGGGATGATCAGCGATCACATAGCGACCACCCCGCACGCCGGCCGGCTGATCCTCGGTGCCCAGGAGGTCGCGATGACCCGTGGGTGGGCGTTGATGCTCATCAACACCGGAGGCGACCCGGCCGCCGAGGCGCGCGGCATCCAGGCGCTGCACCAGCAACAGGTCGACGGGGTGCTGTACGCCACGATGTACCACCGGATCGTCACGGTCCCGTCCGAGCTGCGCGGTCTCCCGCTGGTCATGGCCGACGCCAGGACCGAAGGCGACGGGCCACCCGCCGTGGTCCCGGACGAGGTCCGGGGAGGGTACGACGCCACCCGGGAGCTGCTCGACCACGGCCACCGGCGCGTGGGACTCGCCCTCAACAGCGACGACGTCCCCGCCACCCACGGCCGCCTGCGCGGTTATCGCCAGGCGCTGGAGGAGGCGGGCATCGCCTACGATCCCGAACTCGTCGTACAAAAGGAGTCCGAGACCACCGGCGGCTACCTGGCCTGCCGCCGGCTGCTGGAGCGCACGCCCCGGCCCACCGCGATCTTCTGCTACAACGACCGCATGGCCATGGGGGCCTACCGCGCGGCCGCCGAACTCGGGCTGCGCATCCCCGAAGACGTGTCCGTCGTCGGTTTCGACAACCAGGAGTACATCGCCGACGGCCTGTACCCCGGCCTCACCACGCTGCAACTGCCCCACTACGAAATGGGCGCCTGGGCCGTCGATCGCCTCATGGAGCTGATCGACGACCCCGCCAGGAACGCGGGCGATGTCCCTGACCGGACCCTGCCCTGCCCCCTCATCCGCCGGTCCTCGGTCGCGGCACCGTCCGCCTGAGGCGTACCGGCGTCATCACCGGAAAGGCCTTTTCGTGCTGCGTCTCGACGACCACTGGGTCTGGGACTTCTGGCTCGCCGACGACGGCGAGGCCTACCATCTCTACTTCCTCAAGGCGCCCAAGGCGATCGGCGACCCCGACCAACGCCACTGGAACGTCTCGATCGGCCACGCCGTATCCGCCGACCTCACCGACTGGACCGTACTCCCGGACGCCCTGGCCCCCAGCTCCAGTCCCGCCTTCGACGACTACACCACCTGGACCGGCTCGATCGTCCGGGCCGACGACGGCACCTGGCACATGTTCTACACCGGCACCAGCCACGCCGAACGCGGCCTCAAGCAGCGCATCGGCCTGGCCACCTCGGACGACCTGCACACCTGGCGCAAGCACGGCACGGCAGCGATCCTGGAAAGCGATCCGCGCTGGTACGAGCAGCTCCAGACCGCTCAGTGGCCCGACGAGGCATGGCGCGACCCCTGGGTCTTCCGCGACCCCGGCGGCGATGGCTGGCACATGCTCATCACCGCCCGCTCCCAGGTCGGCGACCCCGACCAGCGCGGCGTGATCGGCCATGCCCGCTCCCACGACCTGCTCACGTGGGAGACACAACCCCCGCTCAGCGCACCCGGCACCGGCTTCGGCCACCTGGAGGTCCCCCAGGTGGAGATCGTCGACGGCAGTCCAGTGCTGCTGTTCTCGTGTCTGCGCACCGAGCTGTCGCAGGAACGGCGCCTGGCTGGGGAACGCGGCGGCGTCTGGGTCCTCGAACCCGGCGACCCGCTCGGACCGTACGACCCGAGTAAGGCGCGGCGCCTCACCGAGGAGTCCCTCTACAGCGGCCGCATCATCCAGGATCGCGAGGGCGCCTGGATCCTGCTCGCCTTCCGCCACACCGACGACGACGGCTTCATCGGGGAGATCACCGACCCGATCCCCGTGCGCCTCGATCCGGCTCACGGCCTGCAGAGCACCCAGCCACTCCCGATGTGACACCCGCCAACTCAAAAGACCATCGGACGGCCTTCGACTCAGCCGTCTGACTGGTCACCGGTGCCTGCGCAACCGCGGCACCGCCGACAGGTATGCCCGCAGGTACCGCCGCGCTCCCGGGCTGGAGCACGGCGCGCACCTCAGCCCAGCGAACTCCACCTGTCCCTCAACCCGGATATCGCACCCCCCAACCCTCAGGAGGAACCGCATGACCGAGAAAGACTCCGGCATCGCCCGCCGCATGCTGCTCAGAGTGCCGGCCGTCGGCGCTGCCGCGGCCGGCTTAGCCGTACTCTCGGGCCAGACCGCCGCATCCGCCAAGGCCGGCAAGCCGCCCACTGTGTACGACGTCACGGCCTGGACCCACTCCACCAACCCGGCCATCACCTGCTACACCGACATCGGCGCGCTGATCAACGACATCATCGCCGACATCAAGAAGCGCCAGCCCAACCAGTCGTCGAAGCCCGGCGCGGTGATCTACATCCCTCCCGGCGACTACCCCCTCAAGACGAGGGTCACGGTCGACGTCAGCTACCTCACCATCAGGGGTGACGGCCACGGCTTCGCCTCCTCCAGCATCCGCTACAACGCAGGAGACACCTCGGCGTGGCACGAGATCTGGCCTGGCGGCAGCCGGATCCGGGTCGAGAACACCGACGGCCACAGCGAGGCCTTCCTCGTCTCCCGCAGCGGAGATCCGCGGCTGAGCTCGGTCGTCTTCGACAACTTCTGCCTCGACGGGCTCTCCTTCACGCCGAACCAGAACTCCTACGCCAACGGCAAGGTCGGGATCCGGGTCGACACGGCCAACGACGCCTTCCGCATCGAGCGGATGGGCTTCGTCTACCTCGAGCGCGCGCTGGTCATACGCGACGCGGACGCGCTGAGCGTGCACGGCAACTTCATCGCCGAATGTGGCAGCTGCGTGGAACTGATCGGCTCCGGGCAGGCGTCAAAGGTCACCGACAACCACATCGGCGCAGGCTACATCGGTTACTCGATCTTCACCGAACAGCACCAGGGGCTGCTGATCGCCGGGAACAACATCTTCCCGCGCGGCAAGAGCTTGATCCACCTCCGCAACACCAACCGGTCGTCGATCACTGGGAACCGGCTGCACGGCTTTTACCCCGGAATGCTCGATTCGGACGGGGCCAACAAGGAGAACCTCATCAGCGGCAACCACTTCCGGAGGGAACCCGAACCCTGGGCCCGATGCAGCCGTACAACAACGGCAAGGACGACCTGTACGGGGTGATCCACCTGCGCGGTGACGGCAACATGGTCACCGGCAACCTCTTCGCCTACGACGTCGACCCAGCCAAGATCACCCCCTCCGGCGCCAAACCCACGATCATCCTGGTCGCCTCAGGGCACAACAACCACCTGTCCAACAACAGCCTGGTCAGCAACGTCGCTGCGAACGCCGTTGTGCTCGACGGGAGCACGCACGGCACGAAGGTGATCGACAGCGCGACCGCCTCGCAGTTCGTCACCCACACCTCGGACCACACCTTCCGCGCCACCCCTTGAGCCGGAGCAGGCAGGGGTGGCGCTGCCGCTGGACGCGCCAGGGCGGCCCCGAGGTCCCGGGCCGGTTCCACGGCATGTAACGCGTCGGAAACGAACTCTTGCCAAATATCCGCATCAGGGCAAGGATGAAGAATCGATTTGATGAATCGATTCTTCAAGGAGAATCATGGGCAAACCGCGGATCAAGGACGTCGCAGCCCGAGCGGGCGTAGGCGTCTCCACGGTGTCCGTGGTCCTGAACAACGTCGAGGGCGCGCGCGTCGGCCCCGAGACCCGGGAGCGAATCCTGTCCGCCGCCCGCGACCTCGGCTACACCTCCAACCCGATCGCCCGCAGCCTTCGCACACGGAGGACTCAAACGATCGGCTTCGTCGGCGATGACATAGCGACCACCCCGTTCGCCGGGCGGATGATCCAGGGAGCTCAGGACGCGGCCTGGCAGGCCGGCTACCTGCTGTTCCTGGTGAACACCGGGGGAGAGCACGCGCTCGAGCGCCACGCCGTTCGGGCGCTGCTCGACCGGAGGGTCGACGGTGTCATCTACGCCACCATGTACCACCGGCACGTCGAGATCCCCGAGATGCTGGACGACGTGAGCACCGTCGTCCTCGATGCCTGCCCCACCGGCGGCTCCATGCCGTACGTCGTGCCCGACGAACGCGGAGGCGCGGCTGCGGCGGTCGGCGAACTCCTCCGCGCGGGTCACCGGCGGATCGGGTTCGCCACCGAGGCGCTGGAGGTTCCGGCGGCATCCGGGCGCCTGACCGGCTACCACGAAACGTTGGCCGCGGCGGGGATCCCCGCCGACCCGGAGCTTGTAGCAGCCGAGCACGGCACCACAACCGGAGGCTACCAAGCGGCGAGCCGCCTTCTCGATCTCGACGAACGGCCGACCGCGATCTTCTGCTACAACGACCGGATGGCGATGGGGTGCTACCGCGCCGCGGCCGAACGCGGCCTGCGCATCCCCCACGACCTGTCCGTCGTCGGGTACGACGATCAGGACCTGATCGCACCCGAGCTGTCCCCGGCACTGACGACCGTCGCCCTCCCCCACTACGAGATGGGGATGTGGGCGTTCCACCGGCTGCTGGGGCTCATCCAGGACGACCCTGAGCAAAGGGAGCAGGGACATCTCATGCCGTGCCCGCTGGTCAGGCGGGACTC includes:
- a CDS encoding ABC transporter substrate-binding protein, translated to MPHNSGLSRRDLLKWTGVSGLAVLATACGAGGTTSGSGTGGAKALSVLVEAGGKAELTKIAEAFTAKTGAKVTFIELPYDGLFNRLSGELSSGTLSFDVAALDAIWLTAFAGAVRPLTELFTADVKADLFPALVTEAQVGGTFVGMPVWTNAEILFYRKDLFEDTDEQAAFKKKYGYELAPPTTWEQFNDAAAFFTRDGKLYGTDVKGAVETEFLAHVLQAGSPGVVLDAAGQVIIDNDQHLKALTFYSDLNNKLKVSPPGAAQLDWAGAQNLFNQGKTAMMRFWAHAFPLIPKDSLVHGKVGAAPMIGGAAGVAGIPGPWYLSVPKATKQADLATEFVKFAYDNNAMAIESSLGLAARKSAFEQYADKPGYEHFKPLLETLNATATKPRPATAKWQQIVDTVLIPTLQQSLNPNADYAGLLAAAKDKVQSLAQ
- a CDS encoding carbohydrate ABC transporter permease, whose translation is MPSSPNPTVGRVDPRPSGGAIRAGDDHVRHRRRRRGRGLTDNRFALALMAPAAVFLAVFVGWPLVKLVVDSLYDIAPLAGTREFTGLANYGQALTSPEFLGAAGRTALYTMLVVTLEFTLGLAAALLFNALGRRARWVRTLFLYPLMIAPVVAGLLWRFLLIDNFGIVNELLTRLGIIDGPDAIGWLSDPDIVLFSVALPDIWLTTSFMALVLFAGLQNIPGDVLEAAHLDGSGPWHTLTRVTLPLLRPVIAVALVVRGIDAARAFDVILIQTNGGPQSASETLSLLIYRTMVRFGEPGLASAMGTLYLIAMLGVALIAVATIWRPGKGVQR
- a CDS encoding carbohydrate ABC transporter permease; amino-acid sequence: MTPRTSTRTLLWALLASIVVLYAFPFAYLILTSLKLPTDAIAVPPTVLPKAWSLENYGTALATPGVIPSFINSTSTAVISTVLSVLLAVPAAYGITRYGTVSGRIFIMLALVTRMVPPVAIGVPLVNLMSTAGITDTPTALALAHTTISLPLSIWLMASFFEAVPPSLEEAAVVDGCTRLQALVRIVVPVVGGGIAVTAIFAFLASWNEFLFALLLTAVRAQTTPIVIANFQTQYGLQWGPMTALATLYSVPVVLFTLLLQRRIVAGMTLGAVKG
- a CDS encoding glycoside hydrolase family 172 protein; the protein is MQFWQPTSPLGGLPRVKAGRSRRSSSWDRTGGNRDFAVVAPGETHVLADIDGSGIIEHIWLTTRCYSEKYLRKLVIEMYWDGEDNPSVRSPLGDFFGVGHATCTHYVSLPLSMVFGPRRGPKGPFAAAMNCYFPMPFGSHAKIVLRNESDMPVENFFYYVDYELTEEPIPDDMGRFHAYYRQEKPCQKVVHPAGAENPPPWELPGVNLTGDDNYVILDATGTGHYVGCVLSIDNFDASNQQFTWPGEGDDMIFIDGEQWPPSLHGTGTEDYFNAAWGFPSGAYAGPYHGISLASSPQEHFGLWSLYRFHIEDPVRFAESIRVTIEHGHANDQGNDFSSVAYWYQLHPHAPHADLPPVEERLPRRWPEHGLWDE
- a CDS encoding LacI family DNA-binding transcriptional regulator; protein product: MTRRPSIRDVAREAGVSITTVSRALNDVVGSRLPDDTRRRVRETAERLGYAPNKMARGLRTQRSHMLGMISDHIATTPHAGRLILGAQEVAMTRGWALMLINTGGDPAAEARGIQALHQQQVDGVLYATMYHRIVTVPSELRGLPLVMADARTEGDGPPAVVPDEVRGGYDATRELLDHGHRRVGLALNSDDVPATHGRLRGYRQALEEAGIAYDPELVVQKESETTGGYLACRRLLERTPRPTAIFCYNDRMAMGAYRAAAELGLRIPEDVSVVGFDNQEYIADGLYPGLTTLQLPHYEMGAWAVDRLMELIDDPARNAGDVPDRTLPCPLIRRSSVAAPSA
- a CDS encoding NosD domain-containing protein codes for the protein MTEKDSGIARRMLLRVPAVGAAAAGLAVLSGQTAASAKAGKPPTVYDVTAWTHSTNPAITCYTDIGALINDIIADIKKRQPNQSSKPGAVIYIPPGDYPLKTRVTVDVSYLTIRGDGHGFASSSIRYNAGDTSAWHEIWPGGSRIRVENTDGHSEAFLVSRSGDPRLSSVVFDNFCLDGLSFTPNQNSYANGKVGIRVDTANDAFRIERMGFVYLERALVIRDADALSVHGNFIAECGSCVELIGSGQASKVTDNHIGAGYIGYSIFTEQHQGLLIAGNNIFPRGKSLIHLRNTNRSSITGNRLHGFYPGMLDSDGANKENLISGNHFRREPEPWARCSRTTTARTTCTG
- a CDS encoding LacI family DNA-binding transcriptional regulator: MGKPRIKDVAARAGVGVSTVSVVLNNVEGARVGPETRERILSAARDLGYTSNPIARSLRTRRTQTIGFVGDDIATTPFAGRMIQGAQDAAWQAGYLLFLVNTGGEHALERHAVRALLDRRVDGVIYATMYHRHVEIPEMLDDVSTVVLDACPTGGSMPYVVPDERGGAAAAVGELLRAGHRRIGFATEALEVPAASGRLTGYHETLAAAGIPADPELVAAEHGTTTGGYQAASRLLDLDERPTAIFCYNDRMAMGCYRAAAERGLRIPHDLSVVGYDDQDLIAPELSPALTTVALPHYEMGMWAFHRLLGLIQDDPEQREQGHLMPCPLVRRDSVGPPPR